The genomic region TACACGGCCTACACGCCGTATCAGCCGGAAATCAGCCAAGGCCGGTTAGAGGCGCTGCTGAACTACCAGACCATGATCACCGACCTGACCGGCCTCGACGTCGCCAACGCCTCGCTTCTGGATGAGGCCACAGCGGCCGCCGAAGCCATGGCGATGGCCAAGCGCGTGTCGAAATCGAAGGCCAAGGCATTCTTCATCGATGCCGCATGCCATCCGCAGACAATCGCATTGATCGAGACCCGCGCCGAGCCTCTGGGTTGGCAGGTCATAACAGGCAACCCATTCACCGATCTCGACCCCGTCGATGTCTTCGGCGCCATCTTCCAGTATCCCGGCACCCATGGCCACATCCACGATTTCACCGGCCTGATCTCGAGATTACACCAGACCGGCGCGATCGCCGTTGTTGCCGCCGACATTCTGGCCCTGACGCTGCTGAAGTCCCCCGGCGAAATGGGTGCCGATATCGCCATCGGCTCGTCGCAGCGCTTCGGCGTACCCGTCGGATACGGCGGCCCACATGCCGCCTACATGGCCGTCAAGGATGTACACAAGCGCTCGATGCCCGGCCGCCTGGTCGGCGTCTCGCTCGACGCCCGCGGCAACCGCGCCTATCGCCTCTCGCTGCAAACGCGCGAACAGCATATCCGCCGCGAAAAGGCGACGTCCAACATCTGCACCGCCCAGGTGCTCCTCGCCGTCATGGCGTCGATGTACGCGGTCTTCCACGGTCCCCAGGGCATCAAGGCTATCGCCCAGCAGGTGCATCAGAAAGCCGTGTTGATGGCCAAGGGCCTTGAAAAGCTGGGCTACACCATCGAGCCCGAGACCTTCTTCGACACCATCACCGTCGATGTCGGCCATATGCAGGCGCTCATCCTGCGCGCCGCCGTCGCCGAGGGCGTCAACCTGCGCAAGATCGGCGAAACCCGGATCGGCATGAGCCTCGACGAGCGGACCCGCCCGGCGACGCTGGAAGCCGTCTGGCGTGCCTTCGGCGGCACGTTCGAGCTCGCCGACTTCGCCCCGGAATATCGCCTGCCCAAGGACCTGCTGCGCACCAGCCCCTACCTGACGCATCCGATCTTCCACATGAACCGCGCCGAAAGCGAAATGACCCGCTACATCCGGCGGCTGTCGGACCGCGACCTCGCGCTCGACCGGTCGATGATCCCGCTCGGCTCCTGCACGATGAAACTGAACGCCACCGCCGAGATGCTGCCCATCAGCTGGCCGGAATTTGCCGATATCCACCCGTTCGTGCCGGACGACCAGGCGCTCGGCTACCGCGCCATGCTCGACGACCTCACCGAAAAGCTCTGCGCCGTCACCGGCTACGATGCCTTCTCGATGCAGCCGAACTCAGGGGCGCAGGGCGAATATGCCGGCCTGCTGACCATCCGCAACTACCACCGCGCCAACGGCGACGATCATCGCGACGTCTGCCTGATCCCTACCTCTGCGCACGGCACCAATCCCGCCTCGGCACAGATGGCCGGCATGAAGGTGGTGATCGTCAAGGTCGGCGACGACGGCGATATCGACATGGCCGATTTCCGCGCCAAGGCAGAGCAGCATGCGGCAAACCTTTCCTGCTGCATGATCACCTACCCCTCGACCCACGGCGTGTTCGAGGAGACGGTGAAGGAGATCTGCGACCTGGTCCACCAGCACGGTGGCCAGGTCTATCTCGACGGCGCCAACATGAACGCTATGGTCGGCCTGTCACGCCCCGGCGATATCGGTTCCGACGTTAGTCATCTGAACCTGCACAAGACCTTCTGCATCCCGCATGGCGGCGGGGGTCCC from Rhizobium tumorigenes harbors:
- the gcvP gene encoding aminomethyl-transferring glycine dehydrogenase, which produces MNTPTEFTFTDYQPYDFANRRHIGPSPEEMSAMLKVLGYKSLDALIDATVPPAIRQAAPLAWGPAMTEREALDKLRETANKNKLLVSLIGQGYYGTITPPVIQRTILENPAWYTAYTPYQPEISQGRLEALLNYQTMITDLTGLDVANASLLDEATAAAEAMAMAKRVSKSKAKAFFIDAACHPQTIALIETRAEPLGWQVITGNPFTDLDPVDVFGAIFQYPGTHGHIHDFTGLISRLHQTGAIAVVAADILALTLLKSPGEMGADIAIGSSQRFGVPVGYGGPHAAYMAVKDVHKRSMPGRLVGVSLDARGNRAYRLSLQTREQHIRREKATSNICTAQVLLAVMASMYAVFHGPQGIKAIAQQVHQKAVLMAKGLEKLGYTIEPETFFDTITVDVGHMQALILRAAVAEGVNLRKIGETRIGMSLDERTRPATLEAVWRAFGGTFELADFAPEYRLPKDLLRTSPYLTHPIFHMNRAESEMTRYIRRLSDRDLALDRSMIPLGSCTMKLNATAEMLPISWPEFADIHPFVPDDQALGYRAMLDDLTEKLCAVTGYDAFSMQPNSGAQGEYAGLLTIRNYHRANGDDHRDVCLIPTSAHGTNPASAQMAGMKVVIVKVGDDGDIDMADFRAKAEQHAANLSCCMITYPSTHGVFEETVKEICDLVHQHGGQVYLDGANMNAMVGLSRPGDIGSDVSHLNLHKTFCIPHGGGGPGMGPIGVKAHLAAYLPGHPQTDGRPGAVSAAAFGSASILPISWSYCLMMGGEGLTQATKVAILNANYIAARLKDAYPVLYTSKAGRVAHECIIDTRPLVDSAGVTVDDVAKRLIDCGFHAPTMSWPVAGTLMIEPTESETKAELDRFCAAMLAIRDEARAIEDGRMDRTNNPLKNAPHTVEDLVGEWNRPYSRDQACYPPGAFRVDKYWSPVNRVDNVYGDRNLICTCPPVEDYAEAAE